CCGGCGGATTGGACACTGCCCCCCGGCTTCCCGGACCCGGAGGCCCCCATTCGGGGCTTCCACCAGGGGTGCCTCGCCTTCCTGCTACGGGAGCGCGACGGCGCGCTGTGGAGCGAGCTGGAGCTGCGCGGAGGGCTGTAGGCCCGCGCGCGGGACGCCCCGCCGTTGCCAAGGTGTCACGTGCCTCGCCCGAGATGGGCCCCCGGTGACAAGAGTCACCACCTGGGGGCCGCCCCGGTGATGACGGTTGTCACCGGTGATGACAGTTGTCACCACCCCGCCCAGCCCCGTGAAAAGGGCACCCGAATCCATAACCCACTGAAAAGACTTGGGACGCTCAGGTGCGCCCACCGGGACCGGTGTGTGGCACGCCACGCGCAATAGGACAGGACATCACGCTCCAGCACGGAGCGGGGCTCGAAGCACGGGGGGCCTGGCCGGGGGGCCAGGCGCTGGGGGGTGAACCTCCCGAGCGAACGAGTCAGTCGGACCTGGAGGACTTGAAGGTGCGAGCGGAAGCCGGTTCGGGGGAACCGGGGTGCGACCGGGGGGACGCAGCGCTCACGCCCACGAAGCAGCCGGGAACGACGTTGAAGTGACCTGATGGGCTCATGGCGTGGGGGGAACCCCAGCCGGGGGGCTGGGATGCGACGGGGGTCGCACCCTTCCGCGCCATGAGTCCGCCAGGACGAGCACCTGGATGCCGAAAGGGCCCGAGGGCCTCGGACCGTTGGGGGACGGTCCGAGGCCCTCTCTTTTTGCGGGTTACGGCCGCGTCTTCGTCTTCTTCAGCGAGTCCTTCGCCTGCTGAGCCACGTGGTCCGCGGTGAAACCGAACTTCTGCTGCAGCGCCTTGAGGGGCGCGGAGGCGCCGAAGCTGCGCATGGCGACGATGTTGCCGTCATGCCCCACGAAGCGCTCCCAGCCGAAGGTGGCGCCCTTCTCCACCGCGACGCGGGCGCGCACGGACGGGGGCAGCACGCTGTCCCGGTACTCCTGGGATTGCGCCTCGAACAGCTCCCACGACGGCAGGCTGACCACGCGCGCCGGGATGCCGTCCGCCTTGAGCTTCTCCTGGGCGTCCAGGCACAGCGACACCTCGCTGCCGGTGCCGATGAGGATGACCTCCGGCTTGCCGCCCTCCGCCTCGGACAGCACGTAGCCGCCGCGAGCCACGCCGGACGCCGCGCCGAACTTGCTGCGGTCCAGCGTGGGCACGGGCTGGCGCGTGAGCACCAGCACCACGGGGTGCTTGCGCTGCTGGGCAATCACCCGCCACGACTCGACCACCTCGTTGGCGTCACCGGGGCGCAGCACGATGATGCCGGGAATCGCGCGCAGCGACGCCAACTGCTCCACCGGCTGGTGCGTGGGGCCGTCCTCGCCCACGCCAATGGAGTCGTGGGTGAAGATGTGGATGGCGGGCAGCTCCATCAGCGCGGAGAGGCGGATGGCGGGGCGCTCGTAGTCACTGAAGATGAGGAACGTGGCGCCGTAGCCGCGCAGCTTGCTCAGGCACAGGCCGTTGACGATGGAGCCCATCGCGTGCTCGCGCACGCCGAAGTGGATGTTGCGCCCCGCGTACTCGCCCGGCTTCATCGCCTCCCCGCCGGTGATGTACGTCTTCGTGGACGGGTTGAGGTCCGCCGAGCCGCCCACCAGCCACGGGTAGTGCTTGGCGATGGCGTTGAGCACCTTGCCGCTGGAGTCGCGCGTGGCCAGTCCCTTGGCATCGGCGGGGAACGTCGGCAGCTCCGCGTCCCAGCCCTGGGGTGCGTCGCGGCGCTGCATGCGCTCCAACTGGTCGGCCAGCTCGGGGAACTGCTTGCGGTACTCGGCGAACTTCTGCTCCCACTCCGTGCGCAGCTGCTTGCCCCGAGCGCCCATGCGCTCCTGGAAGCGCTCGCGCACGCCGTCGGGGACCAGGAACTTCTCGTCCTCGGGCCAGCCGTAGAAGCGCTTGGTGCCCTTGATTTCCTCGTCGCCCAGCGGCTCGCCGTGGGCCTTGGAGGAGCCCTGGAGCTTGGGCGCGCCGTAGGCAATCTGGGTGGTGACGATGATGAGCGTGGGCTTGCCGCGCGCCGTCTTGAAGGTGCGCAGCGCCTCACCCATGGCGTTCAAATCGTTGGCGTCCGGCACGCGCAGCACGCGCCAGCCGTAGGCCTCGAAGCGCCGGCCCACGTCCTCGGTGAAGGCCAGGTCGGTGCTGCCGTCGATGGAGATGTGGTTGCTGTCGTAGATCCAGCACAGGTTGGGTAGCTGGAGGTGGCCGGCGATGGACGCCGCCTCGGACGCCACGCCCTCCATCAGGTCGCCGTCGCCGCAGATGGCGTAGACGTCGTACCCGAACATCTCGAAGCCGGGGCGGTTGTAGTAGCTCGCGAGCCAGCGGCTGGCCATGGCCATGCCCACGCTGTTGGACACGCCCTGGCCCAGGGGGCCGGTGGTCGTCTCCACGCCGCTGGTCCACCGGTACTCGGGGTGGCCCGGGGTGGACGAGTCGAGCTGCCGGAACTTCTTGATGTCCTCGAGCGACACGGTGGGCGCGTCCTCGACGGTGTACTCCCGCGTGACGCGCTTCACCCCGGCCAGGTGGAGCAGCGCGTACAGCAACATGGAGGCGTGGCCGTTGGACAGGATGAACCTGTCCCGGTCCGGCCAGATGGGGTGGGACGGGTCATACCGGAGCTCCTGCTGCCAGAGCTGGTACGCCACGGGGGCCAGGGACATGGGAGCCCCCGGGTGGCCCGAGTGGGCCTGCTGTACCGCATCCATGGCGAGGGTGCGGATGGTGTTGATGGCCAGCACGTCCTGCTTGTCGGTTGTCATGGTGTCCTCGCGGTCCCGCTCGCGTGCGCGCGCACCATGCCGCAAGTGACGCTCCAGGTGCTGCACCAAATGCGCTGGGGCCCGCCCGGCCGTCCGCCAGTCCACGGGCGCACCCGGAATTCCTGCCCTGGGGGGCACGGGAATGAATCCCGCGCGCCCAAGGGACACGCCTCAGCGCCGCGCCGCCGCGCCCCTCACGGTGCGGCCCCGCGTCAGGTGGGTGACGGCTTCACCCAGGCCCTCCACCGTCAGGGCGAACATGGGGAAGATGCGGGCAATCACGGAGATGGTCCCCGAGCGCCACGTGCCCATGGGCTCCGGGTTGAGCCACACGTTGCGCTCGAAGTGCTGCGCCAGCTGCATCAGCCACGTCAGCCCTTCCAGCCCGTCCGTCTTGTAGTGCCCCTGCGCGTCGGTGCGGATGGACAGCTCGTAGGGCGCCATGGAGGCATCCCCCACCATCACCAGCTTGTGGTGCCGTCCCACCTGGGCCACCAGCTCCGGCACCGTGATTCCGCCCGTGAGCTGCGGCGTGGCGTAGAGCTTTCCGTAGACGCAGTTGTGGAAGTAGTAGGTGCGCAGTTCCTTGAAGTGCGTCGCCTGGCTGGCCACGCTGAACAGCCGGCTCACCAGCGCCGCGTACGGGTCCATGGAGCCGCCCACGTCCATGGCCAGCACCACGCGCGTGTTGGGGCGTCGCGGCGGCCGTGTCACCACTTCCAGCTCGCCAGCGTTGCGCGCGGTCGCGGCGATGGACTCGTCCACGTCCAGCTCGTCTGGTGCGCCGTCCCGGGCGAAGGCGCGCAGCTTGCGCAGCGCCACCGCCATCTGCCGGGTGTCCAGCACCACGTCGTCGCGGTAGCCGGCGTACTTCCGGGCGCCGGCCTGCATCAGCGCGCGGCCCTGGCGGTTGCCCGCGCCGCCGCCCACGCGGATGCCCTCGCGGCCAAAGCCGTTGTTGCCGAAGGGAGACGTACCGCCAGTGCCCACCCAGCGGTTGCCACCGTCGTGGCGCTCCTTCTGCTCCTTCAGGCGCTCCTCGAAGAGCCGGCGAATCTCCTCCGGGTCTAGCTGCTCGAGCAGCGCGACCTCCTCGGGGCTCAGGTCGGGCCGCTCGCGCGCCTCCTCCAGCCAGTTGAGCAGCTCCTGCGTCAGCTCCAGGCTCGCCGTCTCCACGCCCTGGAAGTGGGCGAGGAAGGCCTGGTCGAACGCATCCAACTGCGTCTCCGAGTGCACGAGCAGCGCCCGGGCCACATGGTAGAAGCCGTCCAGGTGGCTGTCGTGCAGGCCCGCTCGCAGCGCGCCAGCCAGCGCCAGCGCCTCCTGGGCGCCGACCTTCAGTCCGCGCCGGCGCAGCTCGTAGAAGAAGGGCAGGAACATGGCAGCGCCTCGCTAGGCCCGGGGACGGCGCCCGCGCCCGAAGGCCTCCGCCACGGAGACCAGGTCCTGCTCCTTCTTCAGCAGCGCGCCCAGGAAGGGGAGCTGTTCGTCCAGCTTGAGGTCGTTGACGCCCTGGGCCTTGAGCACGGCAATCCAGTCGATGAGCTCGCTGGTGGAGGGCTTCTTGCGCAGGCGGGTGAAGCTGCGCAGCTCGTAGAAGACCTTCAGCGCCTGCTCGGACAGCGCGCTGTCCAGGCCCGGGTGGTGCACGCCGACGATACGGCGCATCAGCTCCGCGTCCGGGAAGTCGATGAAGTGGAACACGCACCGGCGCAGGAAGGCGTCGGGCAGCTCCTTCTCGTTGTTGGATGTAATCACCACCACGGGGCGGTGTTTCGCCACCACCTCGTCACCCGTCTCGGTGACGCGGAAGCGCATCCGGTCCAGCTCGTGGAGCAGGTCGTTGGGGAACTCCAGGTCCGCCTTGTCCACCTCGTCGATGAGCAGCACCACGCGCTCGGGGGAGGAGAAGGCCTCTCCCAGCGGCCCCTGGCGGATGTACTTGCGGATGTCTCGCACGTCCCCGTCGTTGAAGCGCGAGTCATACAGGCGTTGCACGGTGTCGTAGACGTAGAGGCCGTCCTGCGCGCGGGTGGTGCTCTTCACGTGCCAGGTGATGAGCCGGTGCCCCAGGGCCTCGGCGATGGCCTCCGCCAGCAGCGTCTTGCCGGTGCCGGGCTCGCCCTTCACCAGCAGGGGGCGCTGGAGGGTGAGCGCGCAGTTGACCGCGGCCTGGAGGCTCTCGTGGGTCAGGTAGGTGTCGGTGCCTTTGAAGCGGACGGGAGTGGGCGCCTGGCTCATGCTCCATCCCTTTAACACCCGCCGCGTTGTCTGGGGGGCTCACGTACCCGGGGCTCCGGAAACGTCAGACCCGAACGGCAAGCTCGTTCGTATGTCTCGGGCAGAAGCCGCCGGGCGGACTCGCGGGGAGGAGACTCGCGGGGTTGGCCGGCATTCACGTCCGTCACTTGCTTTGAGGAGGCGCCATGGGTCACCTGTTTGTTCCAGCACTGCTGCTCGTGGGAGCCTTCTCGCTGGCGGCGCGCACCTGCGGGACGGCCGCCGTCACCCGGCCGCCCGAGCTCCAGCGGGAGGCCCCGGAGCGCGCCCTCCCTCGGGTCGAGCCGCCAGCCACCGTCAGCGTCCGGGGGTAGACGCTGCTCTGGCGGGAGGGGCCGACCTCACGGGATGTATGGCTTCGCCCGCCGGTCAACGATTGGTGCGAGCCAAGCACAGGTTTTCACACCGGTTTCCCGGGGCCCGGTGTATTCTCCCGAGCAATGTCCATTGCGAATGCTCTTGGCGAAGTCTTCCGGCGCGAACTCGATGCGCAGTTGGTCCCGTTGCAGCAGGCGGTCCGGCGCATGGAGGAAGGCCTGGAGGCCCTGGAGTTGCTGCGTGAGGTGACGCACCGGTTGGCGCCGCTGACCAGCCGTCTCGGCGCCATGGCGGGAGTGCGGACGCCCACGGAGTTGCCCGCGTCCACGCGCGGAGGCCGCAAGCAGGTGGTCGCGGCGCCAAAGGGCCGCGCAGCCGTGGGCCGGCCCGTGGCCGCGAAGCCGGTCGTCAGTCAGGCGCGCACGGAGGAGGGCACCCGGGCGTGCGCCGTCATCGGTTGCGAGCGCCCCAGCCGTTCCAAGGGATACTGCTCGGCGCACTACCAGAAGCTGCGGTTGCTGATGCGGACCAACCGCCGGCCGTCGGCGTGGAAGGACGACGCGCTTCCGCAATCGGTGGGGGACGTGACGCTGCCGCGTGGCCGCGCCGCCAGCAAGGCGCTGCGCGAGGGTGGCGCCAGGAAGAAGGCCCCGGCCCCCGTGGTGGCGCCGCCGCCCGCCGAGGAGAAGGCGCCGGCCGCCGCGAAGAAGTCAGCGGGACGGAAGGCCGCGGGCGCGAAGAAGGCCGCACGGGCGAAGAAGGCCCCGGCCGCCGCGAAGAAGTCGGTGGCCAAGAAGGCGCCGGCCGCGAAGAAGGCCGCGGCCAAGGGTGGGCGCCAGGTCAAGACCACCAAGGCGAAGGTCGGAGCCGGCAAGCGCAAGAAGGGCCGGTCCTCCTCCCAGGGCTCGTTGTTCTGATTCGACCGCCGCGCTCCGCGGATTCCCTCGGGCCTTCGGGCCCGAGCGGCTCAAGTGGAATCCAGGGAGCGCGGTGAGCAGGCCGGACGAGCGACCGGTTCCCGGACATCCCCTTCGAGTCTCCGTTGACAGTGGCGGGGCGGGGATGGGATTCGGCCCGGCATGAGCGAGCAAGGTTATCCGGTCACCGTGGCGGTGCGTCGTCCCGACGGGCGGGTGGAGCAGGTGCGTGTGGGCACGGCGTTCAAGAGCGGTGAGGGCTTCACGCTGACGCTGGGAGAGATGTCCATCGGTGGCACGCCGGACGCGGCGGCCCCGGCGGCGCGGCGTTCAGCGCCCGCAAGCAGCGGTGGCGGCGGTGGTGGTGATGGAATGGTCTTCCCCAACTACGGCCGCAGCAAGGGCGGACCCATTGTCGGCGCCAGCATGGGCGACCTGGAGTTCTACGCCAACGGCGCGCGCCGCACGCTGAATGACGCGAGCAAGTCGCGCTGGCACGACAAGGAGCGCCAACTGCTCGCCGCCATCGAGGCGGAAATCGCGCGGCAGCGGGGCGGCGACGAGGGTGGTGGCAGCGACGGCGGCTATGGCAGCCAGGGCGGCTACGGCAACCAGGGAGGCTACGGTGGTAGCCGGGGTGGTGGCGGCTTCGGAGGCGGCAGCTACGGCGGCGACGACATCCCTCCTCCGAACGACGACGACAACATCCCGTTCTGAGCCGCGCCAGGTCGGTGAGTGGCCGCCGCCCCCCAGTGGGTGGGCGGCCTTCCCGATGTGTTGATTTCAGCACAGCCGTCTCATCTTCTCTTCAATCCAGATACTCCCAGTGAGAGGCTCCGCGCCCAGATTCGTCGCATGGGTCTTCAATCACTCACGCGCGCAGCGGCCCTTTTCACAGTGCAGTGAAGTCATCGGCGACACCTGGGGTGACATGCGCAGTCACTGAGAGGAAATTCTCGTGACGGAGCGCTTCATTCGCAACGGTTGCCGCTTCATTTGTGAAGCACTGAAAATCTCCAGCAATCACAGTGACTTAGTCGCACCGTAGGCTCGGGCATGATTCACGGGTGAATCTGTCCTGTTGGCCAGCGGCAGTTGTTTCAATGACTTCGTATATGGCCTGAATCCTGCTCAATCCCCCGTCGCCAGGGAATCCCTCCCATATGGCGAGGCTGTGAAAAAACGGGGCCATTAAATGACACCCAATGTCTGTGTCGTCGGAGCCGGTGCCTTCGTTCCTTCACGCGTGGTGAGCAACGAGCGGATCGCCAGGGCCATCCCGGGGTGGCCGGCGGAGCGCATCGAGGAGAAGGTCGGCATCCGCGAGCGCCGCTTCCTCTGGGACATCGACGAGGCCACGGGCCGGGCGATTCCGCCGCCCGAGAATGACGGGCACATCTACCCGGCCAACAACACGGACATGTGCGAGGTGGCGCTCCAGAAGGCGCTCGCCCAGGCGGGTGTGGATGCCAAGGAGTTGGACGCGCTCTTCGTGGTGACGTGTACGCCGGACGCGCCGCACTTCAACCACGACGCCATGGAGCTGCACCGGCGGCTGGAGCTGCGCGAGGACGCGTTCGGGCTCGTGGTGGACGACGGCTGCGGTGGCACGCCGTACGTGTTGGACATGGTGAAGAAGATGATGGAAGGAGGGCGCTTCCGCACGGTGGCGGTGGTGGCCTCTGCCTTCACGTCTCCGCTGGTGAACCGTGAGGTCTACACGGACGAGCTGCCGCCCGGGCCGGGCCGCTCGAAGACGCTGCAGGGCTACCTCTCCATGTATGTCTTCGGCGACGGCGCGGGCGCGGTGGTGCTCCAGTCGAAGCCAGGAGAGTCGGGGGCGGAGGGTATCCTGGCGTCCTTCTCCGGCAACGCGTACGGAGACCTGGTCATCCGCAAGGGTGGCGGCCTGTTGAAGCTGCCGTATCAGCCGGGGCGGATGCGCCCGGCGGACATGGCCTTCGTGGTGGATGGCTTCCGCGTGGCGCGCAGCTATCCGGAGTACATGCAGAAGTGCCTCGACGCCGTCCTCGGGCCGCGTCCGGAGCTGCGTTCGAAGGTGGAGCGGTACTACTTCCACCAGCCGAACAAGCGGGTGATGGACGCCTTCGTGGAGCGGGCGGGACTGCCGCGTGAGGCGGTGGCGTGCAACGTGGACCGCTACGGCAACACGTCGGCGGCGGGGATGCTCATCCTTCTGGCCGAGGACTTGGAAGCAGGACGCGTGCGTCTGGGAAGTGGTGACCTGGTGGTGGTGGCAGCGGTAGGCGCGAACGTCCATTACGGCGCGCAACTCGTGAGGTTGTAATGAACAAGATGGATCCGAATATCGCCAAGGAGTTGGACGCGCGATTGGCGCTGGCGACGAAAGACGACACGGCCCGCGGGCTCTTCTTCAACGGCGTGGTGTCCGCCGTTCGCACGATGGGAGGGGACGCGGCGGTGGAGCGCTGTCTGGCGGCCAGTGGCGAGACGCGCTTCATCGACTTCTTCAACTACCCGGTGGCCGCCTTCCTGCGGATGTCCTTCACGGCGGCGCAGGTGATGGGCCCGGAGCACGGCGGCTTCGACGGAGCGCTGCGGCGCATGGGCGTGGTGGCCACGACGGACTTCCTGTCTTCGGCGGCGGGCAAGACGCTGTTGTTGTTGGCGTCGGACAGTCCGAAGCGGCTCGTAGGCAACCTGCACTCGGGTTACCGCGCGGCGGTCAGCTACGGCGAGCGCGCGGTGAAGTGGACGGGCGACACCAGCGGCATCTTCACGATGAAGCGGGACTTCATGCCGCCCGCCTACCACGAGGGCACGCTCCAGGCCGTCATCGAGGCGGTGGGTGGCAAGCAGGTCCAGGTGCACGGCCGGCAGACGGGGCCGCTCGACACCGAATACACGCTGTCGTGGCAGTAGCCCTGGCGCGGGGCGCGTCGAAGGGGTGCAAGCGGTGGGCTGAAAAGCCCCTCACGGTCTGGAGGGAGATACGCCATGTCGCGAAAGCTCGGCGGTGCGGTGGGGATGTTGGGTGTCCTGTTGCTGTCGGCGCAGGCGGGGGCCAATGAGGTGGTGATGCAGTTCCGCACGCAGGAGGACCCGGCGAGCCCTGCGGACCCGGCGGTGTGCGCGGCGGCACCCTTCGAGGTGAACGTGAAGCTGGGCGGGAGTGTGTATGTGCCAGAGCACAATCCCAAGGACGGCAAGGTGGTGGATGGGGGCGGCCGACGCGTGGGCTCGGCGACGGCATGCGTCCAGGTGACGGACAGCGCCTTTCCCGCCGGGCAGCAGCTGAATGTCTACATGCGCTACAACCTGCCGGAGGGGCGCTTCACGGCGCGGGGCACGTGCACGCTGGTGAGCAACGACGTGCCAGCGGCGGGGCTGGTCCTGGCTGGCTGCGCGATGCGACTGGTGGACGTGCCCAAGGGCTTCGTGGGTGGCTCGGTGTCGAGCACCAGCGTCTTCAATCCCCGCAAGCTGCCGGGCTACGCCACAGGTTCGTATTACACGCTGTACGCCTACCGTGATGGCCACCAGCGTGACGCGAGCAAGGTGACGGAAGCGCATGCGGCCGAGGCCGCGGCGAGAGCGCGGGAGTAGTCGCCACTCGGCCACACTGGAGCCACGGGACTGGGCACGGGGCAAGCGCCGGACAGCGGTTTGCCCAGACACAGCCCACGTCGGTCCAGGCCCGACGAACGTGTCGAGCATGGCATTCCCCGCGTCGGGCCAACGGGCGATGATGCGCCCATGGACCGCAAGCGGATGGAGTTCTACACGGCACTCGGGTACCGGGCTCCTTCAGCCGCGGCAACGGCTCAGACGACGTCCGGAGTCGCTAGCGCCGACGTATCGGAGTTGCCGCCGCTCGGTCCAGACGACCTGGGCGCGCTGCGCGAGCGCTTCCTGCGCGAGCCGGAAGAGGTCCTGAGCCTCATCCGCCAGGACTTGGGCGCGCCCGTTTCAGAGGGAGCCCTGGTGCACGTGCTCCAGGAGCTGGAGCAGTCCTTACGCGAGCCCGAAGCCGCGCTCCAAGCCCTGCGGCAACCGGCATTCCAGGCACGGGCCTCGGTGTCACTGCCGCCGGACTTCACCTTCCCGTTGATGACGACTGAAATTCCCATCGACGCCTCGCGAACCCGCTTTGAGCCCGTGGCGGACCTGCGCGGATGGCTCCTGTTCAGCGGTCGCGCCTGGCTTCACGGCGGCTGGCATCGGGCGGAGTTCCGTCGGCACGACGATGCGCATCACGCCACGCGTTTCCGCTACGAGCTCCGCGAGCCCGCGCCGGGACGGCCGGTGGAGGTCGCGTTGTTCGGAGGCTTCGGCACGGGTGAGTACCCCGCGCGCTATGTGGCCCGTCAGCTCATCATGCGAGGCGAGCGGCTGGAGTACGCGGTGCACCTCGGGGGCGTGTACTACGCGGGCCGTCGGGGCGAATTCGACGCGCATGTGGCCGAGCCGCTCGAACCGTTGCTGCCCGTCACAACGCTGATGACGCTGAACGCGGGCCCGGAGATGCGTTCCGGAGGCACCCCCTTCTACCGCTACCTGGACGAGCGGCGAGGTGCTTCACGAGCGAAGCAAGTCCAGGAGGGAAGCTACTTCTGCCTGGCCTCGGAGCGCTTCCAACTCATCGGTCTGGACACCGCGTACTTCGAGCCAGGACGGCACCAGGAGCCCGCGCTCCTGAGTTGGCTGGAGTCAGTGCTGAAGGAGGGCCGCCAGCGAGGAGCAACGAACATCCTCCTGAGCCACGATGCGCCCTACCGATACGGAGAAGCAAGGCACGCCGGTTTGCTGGAAGACCTCCGGGAACTGGCGGTCGAGCGCGCACAGGTCGACGTGTGGTTCTGGGGCGCCACGCCCTACGGAGCACTGTTCGACCGGAGCGCCGCGCTCCCGTTCCTGGGAGGAAGCCTGGGGCACGCGGGTCTCCCGGTGCGAGCGGTGACGCCGGGCCTGAAGTCTCCAGCACCCGTGCGCTTCCTGGAGTCGCACGCACGCTTCCCCGAGTGGACAGACCTGAGGCCCGAACTGGGCAACAACGGCTATGGCTCGCTGCTGCTGCACGAGGACGGAACGTTGGGCCTCCAACTCCTGGACTGGCGGGGCAACGTTCGCTGCACGGCCAAGCTGGCCCGCGAGGGGGACGGCCCGCTGACGTACCAGCACCTCGAGACGTCCGAATCGGCGCTGTGAGCGCGCGGGCGCGGTGTCACAGCCAGACGCGCGTGTACCAAGGCGGTCGGGAAGGCACGCTCCTGCTCCGAGCCGGGTCGGCAGGACGCGGCACGGTGACGTACCGGAGCCGGTATCCGTGAGGCAGCGTCTTCCAGTACGTCACCTGCCACGGCGTCAGCACCTCGCCGTGCTTGGACTCGCCCACCGGCTGATGCACATCGCCGAGTGACTCATGGAAGTGGAACTCTGCGTCCGCGGCTTCAAGGCTCGCGGCCTCGATGACCCAGGCGTCCTGGGCCTCGTCGGCGGAGGGCTCCTGCCCCGCGTTGACGAACCGGCTCCAATCGGGCCTGGCGTGGTGCTCCCAGATGGCGCCGCCGGCATCCGTGAGCGAATAGCCAAAGGGAGTGCGGGACTGCCGGGCATCAATGGCGCTTGAAATCTCCTCGGGAGAGAACAGCTCCTGCAGCCCGTCCGGAAGCGCGTGGACGCGAATGAGTCCGCGCTCGGCGAGCAGCGACAGCCGCTCACACAGTTCCTCCCGGGACAGCCGCGGATCGTCCGCCATGTTGAGCGCGATGTGCGGGTTCGGCTCCACGAGCATGTGTAGGGGCGTGGGCAGCTCCATGGCGGCCTCCAGAAGCCAGAGGTCCAGGGTCTCCACTGGTGGGCTCTCACTAACGGGCGGTGCCATGCGTCCTCCTCACTCCTGGGGAATGCCACGCTCGCGCATGAAGATGTCCAGGGACTTCCGGGCCTTCGACTGGACCTTCTTCTTCAACAGGGGCGTCCACCCGAGCACCAGCCCGGTGGGGCCCAGCGCCTGACGGGACCAGGTCCAGAAGTCGAAGTGGTCGCGGTGCCGGACAATCTTCCCGTCGCGGAACTCGAACTCGGCATCGATGCGGTTGAGCACCTTCCTGCCGGTGCCGCTGAACGTGTAGTTCGCATCCCAGTGGGCGCGGCCCCGGTGGTCATCGGCCTGCACGTCGCGGAAGGTGACCTCCAGGTCCTTGCCGCGCTCGCAGAGCATGAGCCACATGGCACCGGGCTCCCGGCGACGGAGTCCGACGAAGGCGGCGTCGGAGAACTCCACCTCAGGGTGGTAGCAGGCGGCCATGGCTTGGGCGTCCCGGCGTTGGAACGCTGAGTAGAAGTCAGTGATGAGTTGGGCGTGCGGGTGCATGGGACAGGTGTAGCAGACCTGTCAGTGAAGACGTGCCAATTGCCCGGATGGCATCGTTTGGAGGGTGAAACTGGGGTGGTTCCGCTCGAGCGAACACCCCGCATGGGGTCCCGGTGGGGGGAGGGCCGTCGTGTGAACCGGTGGACCGTTGCCATGCGGAATCGGGCGGCGCAGAAGAGGCGTGCATGGCAGATTGCGGCCCATGGCTCGCGACATCGTCATCTGGCCCCATAAGGTCCTCACCTCGTCCACCAAGCCCGTGACTGACTTCGGCCCTCCGCTCGAGACGCTTTTGGAGCAGATGGCCGAGTCCATGAAGGAAGCCGAAGGCATCGGCATCGCCGCCAACCAGGTCGGCGAATCCCTGCGCGTGGCGCTGGTGGGACGGGAGGACGGCACCTTCTTCGAAATCGTCAATCCGCAGATTCTGGAGAAGAAGGAGCCGGTGACGATGGAAGAGGGCTGCCTGTCCGTCCCGCGCGAGTGGGAGAAGTGCCCGCGCTTCCACAAGGTGAAGGTGCGTTACCAGGACAAGTCCGCCGAATGGCATGAACTCGAGGCGGAAGGTCGGCTTGCGCACGTGCTGCAGCATGAAATCGACCATCTCGACGGGCACGTCTTCGTGGACCACCTGTCCAGCCTCAAGCGCACGCTCATCCTGGACCGGATGAAGAAGCTCCAGAAAGTGAAGGCCCGCCAGAAGGGCTAGTCAGGATGACAGGATGGCCGAAGCCGCCAGGGCCACGCGCTCCATCCCCGAGCGCGTGGCGCGATTCCGCGAGGACTACCGGCGCAAGCACGTGAGCCCTCGCTACTCTGGGCGCGCACACTTCGTCTTCACGAGCCTGGGCTCGCTGGCGGTCATCGGCTTCGCCGTGTCCCACCTGGAGGGAAGGCGGCCCCTGGAATGGCTGACGCTGCCCGCGGTCTTCCTGCTGGGCAACGTGGTGGAGTTCCTGGGGCACCGAGGGCCCATGCACCACCGCCGGTGGGGGCTGGGCCTTCTTTTCCAGCGGCAC
This portion of the Myxococcus xanthus genome encodes:
- the def gene encoding peptide deformylase, whose translation is MARDIVIWPHKVLTSSTKPVTDFGPPLETLLEQMAESMKEAEGIGIAANQVGESLRVALVGREDGTFFEIVNPQILEKKEPVTMEEGCLSVPREWEKCPRFHKVKVRYQDKSAEWHELEAEGRLAHVLQHEIDHLDGHVFVDHLSSLKRTLILDRMKKLQKVKARQKG